The genome window CGGAATTGATCAAGATTCCAGAGACCATCCTGTCCCGTTGTCAATGTTTCGAGTTCAAACCCCTGTCGCACAAACAGATTGTCCAGCAGTTGGCGTTGATCGGCAAACACGATGGCATCGAAATCGACCCGAAGAGTCTGGACGAGATCGCGAAAACCGGGGCCGGTAGCATGCGTGACGCCCAGAGTCTGCTCGATCAGGTGATTGCCTTCAGCGGCAAGCAAGTGACGCAGGGGTCGGTCGAATCCGTTCTCGGCATTGTCGGGCAAAGCGCGCTCGAAACTTTTGTGGACCACCTGATCGCCCGTGATGCGGCGGCACTCATCGAGCAGGTGCAGGAAATCGCCAATGCCGGCAAGGATCTCAACTATTTTTGCCGCGATCTGCTGGAAACCATTCGCAATCTGCTGATATTTCAAATTGCAAAGAATCCAGAAACGATTCTCGATGCTCAGACCTGCGATCTCGCGGTGCTGGCCCGGCAAGCCCGGCAACTGGATTCCGACCAATGGCAACAGATGTTCACCGTCCTGTCCAGGACGGAAACGGAAATGAAACGCAGTTCGCAGACGCGGGCGGTGTTTGAAATGGCGGTCCTGCGTTTGACGGACATCCGCCCGTTTCAAAAGATCGACGCCTTGATCGATACCATCAATAAAACCGTGGGCGAGGTTGCCGACGAACCCAGCCGGGCGATTGCGCCGCAACCCAAAAAAGAGCAGAGCCGGATTGAACCCCCGGAACAGACGGAAACATCTAAACCGCCGGAGTCTTCCATTTCCCTTGAAAATCGAGAGGACAGAGGGGCTTCAGAGTCCTGGGAGAAAATCCAGCGGGAAATTGTGAAGCGAAAAGCGTCTTTTGGCCATTATTTCATGGTCTGCGATTTCGTCGAACTCACGGACTCAGCGATCCATCTCAGCGTTGCCGACTCCTACACCAAGGAGTTGATCGAAAAAGAGGAGAACCTGAAAGTCATTCAGGACAGTGTGCAGGCCGTGTGCCACCGGACGGTCAACGTCAGGCTTTCGTTCAAAACGCAGGGACAGAGCGGGTCTGGCAAAGCGGCCGCCAACAATGAGGCGGAAAAAAAAACTCCGATCGACTATAATGGTAAGCGTCAAATCGCAGAATCCGAAATTATCAGGGAAGCCCTTGAGATTTTTGGCGGCGTGGTCACGGGCTGACAGGCCCAAATTAAATTAGACAGGTAAATAACATGAGTAGTCTGGTTTCGATGTTTAAACAGGCCAAAGAACTGCAATCGAAAATGGCCGATATCCAGAAAGACCTGGCCAGTAAAACGGTTGAAGTGTCCACCGGCGGCGGCATGGTGAAAATTACCGCCAATGGCATTCATCAGGTTTTATCCGTTCACATCGATGATGAACTCATCAATATGCAGGACCGGGAAGTGCTCGAGGATCTGATTCTTGCCGGGATGAACGAGGTCCATAAAAAGGTCAAGGACCTGGCCCAGGAGGAAATGACCCGACTGACAGGCGGGATCAAAATTCCCGGCCTGTTTCCAGGGACCTAGGAGATGCCCATTCCTTCACTTGCAATTCATCAATGGCTTAAACTAATGTTGTCAATCACGTGAAAAGACCTGAAGCGGTCACAGACCTGGTCGATGAGTTAAAGAGATTACCGGGGATCGGTCAAAAGACCGCCGAGCGGCTTTCTTTTTTCCTGATGCGCGGCCCCAAGGAACGGGCGGTAAAACTGTCCCAGGCAATTCAGAATATTAAAGAGAAGATCATCTTGTGCGGCCAGTGCCACGGCATCACCGAAAAAGAACCCTGCGACATCTGCCGGGACCCTGGCCGCGACCAGACGCAAATCTGCGTGGTGGAAGAACCGTATGACGTCTATGTCATTGAGAGCGTCGGGCATTTTAAAGGCGTTTACCACGTGCTGATGGGAGTGGTCTCACCGCTGGATGGCGTCGGGCCGTCGGAGTTGACCATCGATGACCTGAAAGCGAAAGTGGCGAAGGGCAACGTGACGGAAGTGATTCTCGCCACCAATCCGGATATGGAAGGGGAGTCCACCGCGGTTTATATTTCCAAAGTGCTGAAGCCGTTTGCGGTCAAAGTGACGCGGATTGCCCGCGGCCTGCCCATCGGATCGGATATTGAATACGCCGATACCGTGACTTTGATGAAGTCACTGGAAGGGCGGAGCGAAATGTTGTAAACTAGAGGGCCAAAACCGCTTGACAATGGGGCGCAAATGGATTAATTTTCAGCCCTTTGATAAATTTCGGATTTTAATGTCCTGTGCTCTTGCGTTACGATCGAGGGACAGCGATAATCTGTTGTTGAGCGGAAAATAGAGTCAACGCTGATCCCGTCAGCAGGGCCT of Nitrospinota bacterium contains these proteins:
- the dnaX gene encoding DNA polymerase III subunit gamma/tau, which encodes MEFQVSARKWRPQTFSELIGQEHIVRTLTNAIELNRVSHAYLFSGTRGVGKTTSARILAKALNCQNPKGSEPCDVCPNCIEIKQGTSLDVQEIDGASNNGVGEVRDLVENIQYSASSCKYKVYIIDEVHMLSKSAFNALLKTLEEPPPRVIFIFATTELIKIPETILSRCQCFEFKPLSHKQIVQQLALIGKHDGIEIDPKSLDEIAKTGAGSMRDAQSLLDQVIAFSGKQVTQGSVESVLGIVGQSALETFVDHLIARDAAALIEQVQEIANAGKDLNYFCRDLLETIRNLLIFQIAKNPETILDAQTCDLAVLARQARQLDSDQWQQMFTVLSRTETEMKRSSQTRAVFEMAVLRLTDIRPFQKIDALIDTINKTVGEVADEPSRAIAPQPKKEQSRIEPPEQTETSKPPESSISLENREDRGASESWEKIQREIVKRKASFGHYFMVCDFVELTDSAIHLSVADSYTKELIEKEENLKVIQDSVQAVCHRTVNVRLSFKTQGQSGSGKAAANNEAEKKTPIDYNGKRQIAESEIIREALEIFGGVVTG
- the recR gene encoding recombination mediator RecR, with protein sequence MKRPEAVTDLVDELKRLPGIGQKTAERLSFFLMRGPKERAVKLSQAIQNIKEKIILCGQCHGITEKEPCDICRDPGRDQTQICVVEEPYDVYVIESVGHFKGVYHVLMGVVSPLDGVGPSELTIDDLKAKVAKGNVTEVILATNPDMEGESTAVYISKVLKPFAVKVTRIARGLPIGSDIEYADTVTLMKSLEGRSEML
- a CDS encoding YbaB/EbfC family nucleoid-associated protein; its protein translation is MSSLVSMFKQAKELQSKMADIQKDLASKTVEVSTGGGMVKITANGIHQVLSVHIDDELINMQDREVLEDLILAGMNEVHKKVKDLAQEEMTRLTGGIKIPGLFPGT